TTTAATCGCTTACAACGAGCTTAGAAAGCCTCTAACGAGTTCTTGCTAAGTGGGGCGTATTCTAGCAAAGATAAAAAATACGTCAAGCTTTTTTTTGAGTATTTTTTAGATTAAAAATACTATTGCTATGACAGAGATTTTTATTAGACGAATTTGTCTCATATCTTCGATACAAATCTGTTTGCGAAGCAACAACAAATAAAGCCTCTTGCTTATACTATAATTATTTAGATTTGATAAATAAATGCCTGTGTTGATTAATAAAATAATGCCAATGAAGTCATTGAATTTCCCAAAAAACTTACTTTGCCCTTAAAGGTCTTAGGGACGTTACCTGATTTGGTCTGGCAACAAGTCAGCGAAAAAATCAATAAAAAATAGCCAGTTTTGCTATTTATGAGACTGTTTATGAGACTGTGTAAAGAAAACAATAAGGAATGCCTTGATGCCATTTTTCCGCCGTAAATCTAAGAGTACAGAAGCCGTTTCTAATAAATCAGTGGTTAATCATACTAGCCGCGACTTAGATAACTCTCTAAATCCAGAAGCTAAAAAACGCCTCGCTATCATTGGCTCAGGCGTCTCAGGACTCACTTGCGCACATTATTTGGCAGCGCAATTTGAGGTCACAGTATTTGAAGCCAGTGATTATGTCGGTGGGCATGTAAATACTATCGATGTAACGCTACAGGACGGTAAGAAAGCAAAGCGAAGCACCGTTGAAAAAAGTGCAATAGATACCGGTTTTATTGTCTTTAATGAGCGTACCTATCCCAATTTTTTTCGCCTACTTTATGAGCTGCAAGTGCCGTTTCAAGCAACGGACATGAGTTTTTCTGTTAAAAATACGGCGCGTCATTTTGAATATAATGGTCATACACTCAATACCTTGTTATCGCAGCGCAAGAATATTTTGAACCCTAAGTTTTGGGGGTTTATTAACGATATTTTGCAGTTCAATAAACAGGTACGTCAGCTACGCCAAGATTATGATAAGGCGCGCGAGCAGGGGCAGGCTGTTGGTGTTTTTACCAAGCAAACGCTAGGCGAATATCTAGATACTAACAAGTATGGCGACTTGTTCACGGACAATTATTTATTACCAATGGTGTCTGCCATTTGGTCGACCAGCTTGCGCGACGTACAAGCGTTGCCTTTAGTGTTTTTTGCTCAATTTTTTGATAATCATGGTCTACTTGAGGTGGTCAATCGTCCGCAGTGGTTTACGATAAAAGGGAGTTCTAAGCAGTATGTAAATAAGCTGGTCAAACGTTTTGTGAAAGCGGGTGGCACCGTTCGCGTGAACAGCCCCGTGCAATCAGTTATTCGCGAAGATAACAAGGTCATATTAAAAGTTATAGATACAACGGCTGATAAGGCACAAGCACTTGTGTTTGATGAGGTCATCTTTGCTTGTCATGCAGATACAGCGCTTAAAATATTACAAGATGCGAATCCTACCGAACAAGAAGTATTGAGCCATTTTACCTTCACCAGTAATACCGCTGTTCTACATACCGATACCTCAGTCTTACCAAAAAGGTCGCTGGCATGGGCAAGCTGGAATTATTTAATCGATGATAAAAATTCTATTGAGAATGACAAAGAGCCGCTGCAAACTGCCACAAAGCCTGTATTGACCTATCATATGAATATTTTGCAGCGCTTGACCAAACAGCACAATTACTTAGTCACCCTCAATCATAAGGTGGATGAACGTCAAGTCATCAAGCGCATTGATTATAGGCATCCGGTATTTAATAATCAGATGGTCGCCGCGCAAGCGCAATGGTCAAGCATCTCTGGTACCGACTCACATAGCCATTTTTGCGGTGCTTATTGGTTTAATGGTTTCCATGAAGACGGCGTACGAAGTGCTTTGCGTGTTTGTCAGGTATTGGGATGCGATATCGATATAAAGGATACTGTTGACCCAAGTCATTTGCCTGATGCCGAGAGTGCCCATACGCCGTTTCGCTATAAAGACTTGCCGATAAAAGCAGATAAACAGTTACGCAAA
This window of the Psychrobacter arcticus 273-4 genome carries:
- a CDS encoding NAD(P)/FAD-dependent oxidoreductase, with the translated sequence MPFFRRKSKSTEAVSNKSVVNHTSRDLDNSLNPEAKKRLAIIGSGVSGLTCAHYLAAQFEVTVFEASDYVGGHVNTIDVTLQDGKKAKRSTVEKSAIDTGFIVFNERTYPNFFRLLYELQVPFQATDMSFSVKNTARHFEYNGHTLNTLLSQRKNILNPKFWGFINDILQFNKQVRQLRQDYDKAREQGQAVGVFTKQTLGEYLDTNKYGDLFTDNYLLPMVSAIWSTSLRDVQALPLVFFAQFFDNHGLLEVVNRPQWFTIKGSSKQYVNKLVKRFVKAGGTVRVNSPVQSVIREDNKVILKVIDTTADKAQALVFDEVIFACHADTALKILQDANPTEQEVLSHFTFTSNTAVLHTDTSVLPKRSLAWASWNYLIDDKNSIENDKEPLQTATKPVLTYHMNILQRLTKQHNYLVTLNHKVDERQVIKRIDYRHPVFNNQMVAAQAQWSSISGTDSHSHFCGAYWFNGFHEDGVRSALRVCQVLGCDIDIKDTVDPSHLPDAESAHTPFRYKDLPIKADKQLRKLKKRQIVTATTNQELVQYIATLEPVAKVFKKKKLGFFAGRKDKHV